One genomic window of Gemmatimonadaceae bacterium includes the following:
- a CDS encoding glycosyltransferase family 4 protein, translating to MHIVVEAIAITRNLRGMGRYARSLLSAMPAVRPDLRYSIFARNAADVGPLREQLAALPHVLERATIGPASAMPAVDCDVAWYPCNFTTHLPRSGAIVPTVHDLFPMLQLDGRWWKFYKRTRARRRYTRTIGRADQVITGATRAAEELVATFGIARERVSVVPHAADDFRAADPTLVDALLTRLGVTGPFLLAVGSQEPRKNLGVLYEAMRHLERQGCDIPLVLCGPRGIHGFREGDATPRWLRHAGFVRDDELAALYARASALVFPSRYEGFGLPVLEAMTVGGAVICSDASTMPEVGGDAVLYFPPDDADALAAQVLRLLQEPALRAALLRAGTTQAAKYAWARSAAGTLAAFDAAIGRSRTTAS from the coding sequence ATGCACATCGTCGTCGAGGCCATCGCGATCACGCGCAACCTGCGCGGCATGGGACGCTACGCCCGGAGCCTGCTGTCGGCCATGCCCGCCGTGCGCCCCGACCTGCGCTACTCGATCTTCGCCCGCAACGCGGCCGACGTGGGTCCGCTGCGCGAGCAGCTCGCGGCACTCCCGCACGTGCTCGAGCGCGCGACGATCGGCCCGGCATCGGCGATGCCCGCCGTGGACTGCGACGTGGCGTGGTACCCCTGCAACTTCACCACGCACCTGCCACGCAGCGGGGCGATCGTGCCGACCGTGCACGACCTCTTCCCGATGCTGCAGCTCGACGGCCGGTGGTGGAAGTTCTACAAGCGCACCCGCGCCAGGCGTCGCTACACGCGCACCATCGGGCGCGCCGACCAGGTCATCACCGGCGCCACGCGCGCCGCCGAGGAACTCGTCGCGACATTCGGCATCGCACGCGAGCGGGTCAGCGTCGTGCCGCACGCCGCTGACGACTTCCGCGCTGCGGATCCCACACTCGTCGACGCGCTGCTCACGCGCCTCGGCGTGACGGGCCCGTTCCTGCTCGCCGTCGGCTCGCAGGAGCCGCGCAAGAACCTCGGCGTGCTCTACGAGGCCATGCGTCACCTGGAGCGGCAGGGGTGCGACATCCCCCTCGTCCTCTGCGGCCCGCGCGGCATCCACGGCTTCCGCGAGGGCGACGCCACGCCACGCTGGCTGCGCCACGCCGGCTTCGTGCGCGACGATGAACTCGCCGCACTCTACGCCCGCGCCAGCGCGCTCGTCTTCCCGTCGCGCTACGAAGGCTTCGGGCTCCCCGTCCTCGAGGCGATGACGGTGGGCGGCGCCGTCATCTGCTCCGATGCGAGCACGATGCCCGAGGTCGGCGGCGACGCGGTGCTGTACTTCCCGCCCGACGATGCCGACGCCCTCGCCGCACAGGTCCTGCGGCTGCTGCAGGAACCGGCACTCCGCGCCGCCCTGCTCCGTGCCGGCACCACGCAGGCAGCGAAGTACGCATGGGCGCGCAGCGCGGCAGGCACGCTCGCCGCGTTCGACGCCGCGATCGGGCGCTCGCGCACCACCGCCTCCTGA
- a CDS encoding pyruvate dehydrogenase complex E1 component subunit beta, which yields MAIITYRDALNQALREEMQRDARVFLMGEEVGVYQGAYKVSKGLLQEFGEMRVVDTPITELGFAGVGVGAAMVGLRPIIEFMTWNFALLALDQVVNAAAKMLYMSGGQFNIPMVFRGPNGAALQLGAQHSQAWESWLAHIPGLKVVAPGTPYDAKGLLKAAIRDDNPVCVLEGEMLYNNKGEVPDGEYIVPLGVADLKRTGEHATIVTWGKQVLVAMAAADQLAKDGIRLDVVDLRSIRPLDERAIIDSVRKTNRCVVLEEGWYFAGVGAQVADLVQRECFDDLDHPVLRVTQADAPMPYAKQLEKAAKADLPKTIAAVRRVLYLD from the coding sequence ATGGCAATCATCACGTACCGTGACGCGCTGAACCAGGCCCTCCGCGAGGAGATGCAGCGCGACGCGCGCGTCTTCCTGATGGGCGAGGAAGTCGGTGTCTACCAGGGCGCCTACAAGGTGTCGAAGGGGCTGCTGCAGGAGTTCGGCGAGATGCGCGTGGTGGACACGCCGATCACCGAGCTCGGGTTCGCCGGCGTCGGCGTCGGCGCCGCGATGGTGGGGCTGCGCCCGATCATCGAGTTCATGACCTGGAACTTCGCGCTGCTGGCGCTGGACCAGGTGGTGAACGCGGCCGCCAAGATGCTCTACATGTCCGGCGGGCAGTTCAACATCCCGATGGTCTTCCGCGGACCGAACGGTGCCGCGCTGCAGCTGGGGGCACAGCACAGCCAGGCCTGGGAAAGCTGGCTCGCGCACATCCCGGGGCTCAAGGTCGTCGCCCCCGGCACGCCATACGACGCGAAGGGGCTGCTCAAGGCCGCCATCCGCGACGACAACCCGGTGTGCGTGCTCGAGGGCGAGATGCTCTACAACAACAAGGGCGAGGTGCCCGACGGCGAGTACATCGTGCCGCTCGGTGTCGCGGACCTGAAGCGCACCGGCGAGCACGCCACGATCGTCACCTGGGGCAAGCAGGTGCTGGTGGCGATGGCGGCCGCCGACCAGCTCGCGAAGGACGGCATCCGGCTCGACGTCGTGGACCTGCGCAGCATCCGTCCCCTGGACGAACGCGCGATCATCGACAGCGTGCGCAAGACCAACCGCTGCGTGGTGCTCGAGGAAGGCTGGTACTTCGCCGGCGTCGGTGCGCAGGTGGCCGACCTGGTGCAGCGCGAGTGCTTCGACGACCTCGACCACCCGGTGCTGCGCGTGACACAGGCCGACGCACCGATGCCGTACGCGAAGCAGCTGGAGAAGGCGGCCAAGGCCGACCTGCCGAAGACCATCGCCGCGGTCCGCCGCGTCCTCTACCTCGACTGA
- a CDS encoding ABC transporter ATP-binding protein, which yields MSAPLLSVRGLSKEFPIRGGILNRVQGSVRAVTDVSFDVAAGETLAVVGESGCGKTTTGRCILRLIEPTAGTIHFDGSDLRTLQGAALRKMRRHIQLVFQDPYASLNPRMTIGDTVKEGLVIHGLAEGAAADTRVRSLLEEVGLRHEWARRFPHEFSGGQRQRVGIARALAVEPKFIVLDEPVSALDVSVQAQVINLLQDLQRDRGLTYLFIAHDLGVVEHLATRVAVMYLGRIVEMASAEVLFQSPVMPYTQALLSAIPLPDPLAPRDRIVLEGDPPSPASPPAGCVFHPRCFHPDRDVACTQVVPALEEKAPGHWAACIKQPANTTDFFLPAAALRSRRSAALPAT from the coding sequence CAGCGTCCGCGCCGTGACGGACGTCTCGTTCGACGTGGCGGCCGGCGAGACGCTTGCCGTCGTCGGAGAGTCGGGCTGCGGCAAGACCACCACGGGACGCTGCATCCTGCGCCTCATCGAGCCCACCGCCGGCACCATTCACTTCGACGGCAGCGACCTGCGCACCCTGCAGGGGGCCGCGCTGCGGAAGATGCGCCGCCACATCCAGCTCGTCTTCCAGGATCCGTACGCGTCGCTGAACCCGCGCATGACGATCGGCGACACGGTGAAGGAGGGGCTGGTCATCCATGGCCTCGCCGAGGGCGCCGCCGCCGACACGCGCGTCCGCTCACTGCTCGAGGAGGTCGGCCTGCGCCACGAGTGGGCGCGCCGCTTCCCGCACGAGTTCTCCGGCGGCCAGCGGCAGCGCGTGGGCATCGCCCGCGCGCTCGCCGTGGAACCGAAGTTCATCGTGCTCGACGAACCCGTCTCCGCGCTCGACGTCTCGGTGCAGGCGCAGGTGATCAACCTGCTGCAGGACCTGCAGCGCGACCGCGGCCTCACCTACCTCTTCATCGCCCACGACCTCGGCGTGGTGGAGCACCTCGCCACTCGCGTCGCGGTGATGTACCTCGGCCGCATCGTGGAAATGGCCAGCGCCGAGGTCCTCTTCCAGTCGCCGGTCATGCCGTACACGCAGGCGCTGCTCTCGGCGATCCCGCTGCCGGATCCGCTCGCCCCGCGCGATCGCATCGTGCTCGAGGGCGACCCGCCGTCGCCGGCCAGTCCCCCGGCGGGCTGCGTCTTCCACCCGCGCTGCTTCCATCCCGACCGGGACGTCGCTTGCACGCAGGTGGTGCCCGCACTCGAGGAGAAGGCCCCCGGTCACTGGGCCGCCTGCATCAAGCAGCCCGCCAACACCACCGATTTCTTCCTGCCGGCCGCCGCACTCCGCAGCCGCCGGTCCGCAGCACTTCCCGCGACCTGA
- a CDS encoding peptide MFS transporter has translation MSTASAPPARAVTASDDRAFFGHPRGLGLLAAAEMWERFSYYGMRAILVLYLTRALHWSAQDASRLYGAYTGAVYLTPMIGGYLADRYLGTRRSLVLGGVIIALGHFMLAIDSMTFFYAGLVMVVIGTGFFKPNVSTMVGQLYAEGDPRRDAGFTIFYSCFNFGAFLAPLVCGFLAEDERFGWHLGFGAAGVGMVLGLIVYLLGRDKYLPGIGLVPDHRHDAEERAEIAELGIPSYGRNAALGATGGVVLATLASVGTWSQVGIPTWLFSLSGLMSLLYGVIIGAAFTVAVLGTQGEERKRVWALVMVSTFVVFFWLVFEQAGSSLTLFADRDTDRSFGMFGIDTIPASWFQSIQPLCIILLGPFAGWFWLYLSKRGREPATTMKMVYGLFLAGLGFFLLYFAGRAVDAGDKVSPLWLIGAYLCHSFGEIALYPVGLSYVTKVAPVQFVSLLMGTWFLAISAANFLGGFLAGLIDEIPSRATFFTIPTATAWGAGVLMLLSVPLLRRLTRSVPAA, from the coding sequence GTGTCAACCGCCTCCGCTCCACCCGCCCGCGCGGTCACCGCGTCGGACGACCGCGCCTTCTTCGGCCATCCACGCGGCCTGGGCCTGCTCGCCGCCGCCGAGATGTGGGAGCGGTTCTCGTACTACGGCATGCGCGCCATCCTCGTGCTCTACCTGACGAGGGCGCTCCACTGGTCCGCCCAGGATGCGTCGCGACTCTACGGGGCCTACACCGGCGCGGTCTACCTCACCCCCATGATCGGCGGCTACCTCGCCGACCGCTATCTCGGCACCCGCCGGTCGCTGGTGCTCGGGGGCGTGATCATCGCGCTCGGCCACTTCATGCTGGCCATCGACAGCATGACGTTCTTCTACGCCGGCCTCGTGATGGTCGTCATCGGCACCGGCTTCTTCAAGCCGAATGTCTCCACCATGGTCGGCCAGCTCTACGCGGAGGGCGACCCGCGACGCGACGCCGGCTTCACGATCTTCTACAGCTGCTTCAACTTCGGCGCCTTCCTCGCCCCGCTGGTCTGCGGGTTCCTCGCCGAGGACGAGCGGTTCGGCTGGCATCTCGGCTTCGGCGCCGCCGGCGTCGGGATGGTCCTCGGCCTGATCGTCTACCTGCTCGGCCGCGACAAGTACCTCCCCGGCATCGGCCTCGTCCCCGATCATCGGCACGATGCGGAAGAGCGCGCCGAGATCGCCGAGCTGGGCATCCCGTCGTACGGCCGCAACGCCGCGCTCGGCGCCACCGGCGGTGTGGTGCTCGCGACGCTCGCCTCCGTCGGCACCTGGTCGCAGGTCGGCATCCCGACCTGGCTCTTCTCGCTGTCCGGGCTCATGTCGCTGCTTTACGGCGTGATCATCGGCGCCGCCTTCACCGTCGCGGTGCTCGGCACGCAGGGTGAGGAGCGGAAGCGGGTGTGGGCACTGGTGATGGTCTCGACGTTCGTCGTGTTCTTCTGGCTCGTCTTCGAGCAGGCGGGCAGCTCGCTCACGCTCTTCGCCGATCGCGACACCGACCGCTCCTTCGGGATGTTCGGCATCGACACCATCCCGGCAAGCTGGTTCCAGAGCATCCAGCCGCTCTGCATCATCCTCCTCGGCCCCTTCGCCGGCTGGTTCTGGCTCTACCTCAGCAAGCGCGGGCGCGAGCCGGCCACCACGATGAAGATGGTGTACGGCCTCTTCCTTGCCGGACTGGGATTCTTCCTGCTCTACTTCGCCGGCCGCGCGGTGGATGCCGGTGACAAGGTGTCGCCGCTCTGGCTCATCGGGGCCTATCTCTGCCACAGCTTCGGTGAGATCGCCCTCTATCCCGTCGGCCTGAGCTACGTCACGAAGGTCGCACCGGTGCAGTTCGTGTCGCTGCTGATGGGCACCTGGTTCCTCGCCATCTCGGCCGCGAACTTCCTCGGTGGCTTCCTCGCCGGCCTGATCGACGAGATCCCGAGCCGCGCGACCTTCTTCACCATCCCCACCGCCACCGCCTGGGGCGCCGGCGTGCTCATGCTGCTCTCCGTCCCGCTGCTCCGCCGGCTCACGCGTTCCGTCCCGGCGGCATAG
- a CDS encoding glycosyltransferase family 2 protein, protein MLRICIPVHNEATTIGVLLWRLRSVFQGFSREYDVVVYDDASTDGTAEVLEPYRSVMPLTVLRNGTHVGYAGSIDALVRHVAADDEYARRDTMVLMQGDFTESPEHLPELVKRFEGGADLVAVHRTVSDATPQDERRLRRWGRWAVKPFLRLPPLADPFTGFRLIRISVLRDLLKAMGSRPVCAGEGWAANVDFALNVTPFARRIENVEFAPRYDVRQRASRRRGWPDVVALFHWARAARRTARPAPGGKPLPDSPRAERTTEPTQVAAPLERGQRAAPSERERDRSERRPRGGDRPDRSSPREQAGAAAPPPAREERQPREARGAREERALRGEDRPAPRSDDRGRKADRPPREPRLPRGEREPVRTTEPVAATAPQAAPVAGPDDELPPRPPLEASVGERMDADAPAAEGAEAEASGEAGAERKARRRRRRSRRARGESRGGEPGDEAPESGDDGGTPDDAAGQDDGGSDDGDGDGGDGDVGGAEAGAEGARRKRRPRRRRRGRRPGSTDGADDASTPPAADPPAA, encoded by the coding sequence GTGCTCCGCATCTGCATCCCGGTCCACAACGAAGCCACCACCATCGGCGTGCTGCTGTGGCGCCTCCGGTCGGTCTTTCAGGGCTTCTCCCGGGAGTACGATGTCGTCGTGTACGACGACGCGAGCACCGACGGCACCGCGGAGGTCCTGGAGCCGTACCGCTCGGTCATGCCGCTCACGGTGCTGCGCAACGGCACGCACGTGGGTTACGCCGGCAGCATCGATGCCCTCGTGCGGCACGTGGCAGCCGATGACGAGTACGCGCGCCGCGATACGATGGTACTGATGCAGGGCGACTTCACCGAGTCACCCGAACACCTGCCGGAGCTCGTGAAGCGCTTCGAGGGCGGCGCCGACCTGGTGGCGGTCCATCGTACCGTCTCCGACGCCACGCCGCAGGACGAACGCCGCCTGCGCCGCTGGGGCCGCTGGGCGGTGAAGCCGTTCCTCCGCCTGCCGCCGCTGGCAGATCCCTTCACGGGCTTCCGCCTGATCCGCATTTCGGTGCTCCGCGACCTGCTGAAGGCCATGGGCAGCCGCCCCGTCTGCGCCGGCGAGGGCTGGGCGGCGAACGTCGACTTCGCGCTGAACGTCACGCCCTTCGCGCGGCGGATCGAGAACGTCGAGTTCGCCCCGCGCTACGACGTGCGGCAGCGGGCCTCGCGGCGGCGCGGCTGGCCCGATGTCGTCGCGCTCTTTCACTGGGCGCGCGCGGCCCGGCGCACCGCGCGACCGGCGCCGGGTGGCAAGCCGCTCCCGGATTCCCCGCGGGCCGAACGCACCACGGAACCCACGCAGGTGGCGGCACCGCTCGAGCGCGGCCAGCGCGCCGCCCCGTCGGAGCGGGAGCGCGACCGGTCCGAGCGTCGCCCCCGCGGCGGCGACCGTCCCGACCGGTCATCGCCGCGCGAGCAGGCGGGCGCAGCCGCGCCTCCCCCCGCCCGCGAGGAGCGCCAGCCGCGCGAGGCCCGTGGTGCCCGCGAGGAGCGCGCGCTCCGTGGCGAGGACCGCCCCGCCCCGCGCTCCGACGACCGAGGCAGGAAGGCCGACAGGCCGCCACGTGAGCCGCGCCTGCCCCGGGGTGAGCGGGAGCCGGTCCGCACCACGGAGCCGGTGGCCGCAACGGCCCCACAGGCCGCGCCCGTCGCCGGTCCCGACGACGAGCTCCCGCCGCGTCCGCCGCTCGAGGCCTCCGTCGGGGAACGCATGGACGCCGACGCCCCCGCCGCAGAGGGCGCCGAAGCGGAGGCGTCGGGCGAAGCCGGTGCGGAGCGCAAGGCGCGACGCCGGCGTCGCCGCTCCCGGCGTGCCCGCGGCGAGTCGCGCGGCGGCGAGCCGGGTGACGAGGCCCCGGAATCCGGGGACGACGGGGGAACCCCTGACGACGCGGCGGGTCAGGATGACGGGGGAAGCGATGACGGCGACGGCGACGGCGGCGACGGCGACGTGGGTGGAGCCGAGGCCGGCGCCGAGGGCGCGCGGCGCAAGCGTCGCCCGCGCCGGCGCCGCCGGGGTCGACGCCCGGGCAGCACCGACGGCGCCGACGATGCTTCCACTCCACCTGCTGCCGATCCGCCGGCGGCGTGA
- the lipA gene encoding lipoyl synthase → MEERLYQILGRHRAEPLPERKPSWLKVKAPGGGNYMHIKGMMRDLGLHTVCEEAHCPNIGECWEHGTATFMILGDVCTRNCAYCAVSHGRPPSFDLAEPEKVASAVAAMNLRHAVITSVDRDDLPDFGSHHFHETIRLIHEMVPACSVEVLVPDFQGRQDAVEHVLDARPEIYNHNTETVPRLYKKARPGGRYERVLNIFRIAKAHAPDILTKTGIILGMSETIEEVVEVMKDLRSVDVDILTLGQYLKPSESHIALDRYYTPAEFRHLRDAGMAMGFRHVESGPLVRSSYHAWEQVQAATVA, encoded by the coding sequence ATGGAAGAACGCCTGTACCAGATCCTCGGACGCCACCGCGCCGAGCCCCTTCCCGAGCGCAAGCCCAGCTGGCTCAAGGTCAAGGCGCCCGGGGGCGGGAACTACATGCACATCAAGGGGATGATGCGCGACCTCGGCCTGCACACGGTCTGCGAGGAGGCGCACTGCCCGAACATCGGTGAGTGCTGGGAGCACGGCACCGCCACGTTCATGATCCTCGGCGACGTCTGCACCCGGAACTGCGCCTACTGCGCCGTGTCGCACGGCCGTCCGCCCAGCTTCGACCTGGCCGAGCCGGAGAAGGTCGCCAGCGCCGTGGCGGCCATGAACCTGCGCCACGCCGTCATCACCTCGGTGGACCGGGACGACCTCCCCGATTTCGGCTCGCATCACTTCCACGAGACGATCCGCCTGATCCACGAGATGGTGCCGGCCTGCTCGGTCGAGGTGCTCGTCCCCGACTTCCAGGGCCGGCAGGACGCCGTGGAGCACGTGCTCGATGCGCGGCCGGAGATCTACAACCACAACACCGAGACGGTGCCGCGGCTGTACAAGAAGGCGCGGCCGGGCGGACGCTACGAGCGGGTGCTGAACATCTTCCGCATCGCCAAGGCGCACGCGCCGGACATCCTCACCAAGACGGGCATCATCCTCGGCATGAGCGAGACCATCGAGGAGGTCGTGGAGGTCATGAAGGACCTCCGCTCGGTGGACGTCGACATCCTCACGCTGGGCCAGTACCTGAAGCCGTCCGAGAGTCACATCGCCCTCGACCGATACTACACCCCGGCGGAGTTCCGTCACCTGCGCGACGCGGGCATGGCGATGGGCTTCCGCCATGTCGAGAGCGGCCCGCTGGTGCGGTCGTCGTACCATGCCTGGGAGCAGGTGCAGGCCGCCACGGTGGCCTGA
- a CDS encoding FAD-dependent oxidoreductase, which translates to MTRTSADVVIIGAGVSGLCSALALADDGLDVVLVSDVRPGEASAAAGGILDTAHGCAATDPGLQAVFRQARDLWPAFTASLCDRTGVPVPMNRDGILELATSIHAADALRDRAGVEAEWLDAAALTALEPQLGHAKGALRHRHDGAVNPLVLLRALKAAVGRHVHVRIVTGTVAGISPGAAGAATGIALADGTAISTMRVVLAAGVWSGDITGLPSPLPLAPLKGQMISVASRALRHVVMLGDGYAIPRGDGRTILGTTAEHAGFDARHTEEGVQAIRALATAILPALGSAGLLNAWAGFRPMTPDGLPIIGPDPIAPSLIYACGHGRNGILLAPLTGQLVHAAVTLRPARTDGNAFSPLRLR; encoded by the coding sequence GTGACCCGCACCAGCGCTGACGTCGTCATCATCGGAGCCGGGGTGTCGGGGCTCTGCAGTGCCCTCGCCCTCGCCGACGATGGCCTCGATGTCGTCCTCGTGTCCGACGTCCGGCCGGGCGAGGCGTCCGCTGCCGCCGGCGGGATCCTCGACACCGCCCACGGCTGCGCCGCGACCGATCCCGGGCTGCAGGCCGTCTTCCGCCAGGCGCGCGACCTCTGGCCGGCCTTCACCGCATCGCTCTGCGACCGCACCGGCGTCCCGGTGCCGATGAACCGCGATGGCATACTCGAGCTCGCCACATCGATCCACGCGGCGGACGCCCTCCGCGACCGCGCCGGCGTCGAGGCGGAGTGGTTGGACGCCGCCGCGCTCACCGCCCTCGAGCCGCAGCTCGGCCACGCCAAGGGCGCCCTGCGCCACCGGCACGACGGCGCCGTGAATCCGCTGGTCCTGCTCCGCGCGCTGAAGGCCGCCGTCGGGCGCCATGTCCACGTCAGGATCGTGACCGGCACCGTCGCCGGCATCTCCCCGGGGGCTGCCGGCGCCGCCACCGGCATCGCGCTCGCCGACGGAACCGCGATCAGCACCATGCGCGTCGTCCTCGCCGCCGGCGTCTGGTCGGGCGACATCACCGGGCTGCCCAGCCCGCTTCCGCTGGCGCCGCTCAAGGGCCAGATGATCTCGGTCGCCAGCCGCGCCCTCCGCCACGTGGTCATGCTCGGCGACGGCTACGCCATTCCCCGCGGGGACGGACGGACGATCCTCGGCACCACGGCAGAGCACGCCGGATTCGATGCCCGCCACACCGAGGAGGGCGTGCAGGCCATCCGCGCCCTCGCCACCGCCATCCTCCCTGCACTCGGCTCGGCCGGGCTGCTCAACGCCTGGGCGGGCTTCCGACCCATGACGCCGGACGGGCTGCCCATCATCGGCCCCGATCCCATCGCGCCGTCGCTGATCTACGCCTGCGGTCACGGCAGGAACGGCATCCTGCTGGCCCCGCTGACAGGCCAGCTCGTGCACGCGGCGGTCACGCTCCGACCGGCGCGAACCGATGGAAACGCCTTCAGCCCGTTACGACTTCGGTGA
- a CDS encoding DUF3108 domain-containing protein, translating into MLPLHLLPIRRRRDAVVPYRGVPVPYVRTASLLGLVAGLSASSAPEAVPSRAAQPAPAASQPVVTPRIPPVGERLTYDVKFSAVRVGSGFMETVGYESVRGLNALHVRFVVRGGTFFYKVNDVLESWIDTTRFLSLRHKQDLSEGSRDRERTFEFFPERRTFSQDGQPEVPGVADPLDEGSFLYFVRRVPLEVGRTYEFPRYFKPDRNPVRIIVLRRERIRVPAGEFNTIVIQPIIKAKGLFSEGGKAQVWLTDDSTRAMVQMKSSLPIGSLNLYLREYRPATGAAPVRGN; encoded by the coding sequence ATGCTTCCACTCCACCTGCTGCCGATCCGCCGGCGGCGTGACGCCGTCGTCCCGTACCGGGGGGTGCCAGTGCCGTACGTCCGAACCGCCTCACTGCTCGGCCTCGTGGCCGGCCTCTCCGCTTCGTCCGCGCCGGAAGCGGTACCGTCCCGCGCTGCCCAGCCGGCCCCGGCCGCCAGCCAGCCGGTCGTCACCCCGCGCATTCCCCCCGTCGGCGAGCGGCTCACCTACGACGTGAAATTCAGCGCGGTGCGCGTCGGCTCCGGCTTCATGGAAACCGTCGGGTACGAATCCGTCCGCGGGCTCAACGCGCTCCATGTGCGATTCGTCGTTCGAGGCGGCACCTTCTTCTACAAGGTGAACGACGTCCTCGAGAGCTGGATCGACACCACCCGCTTCCTCTCCCTCCGGCACAAGCAGGACCTGTCGGAAGGGTCGCGCGACCGGGAGCGCACCTTCGAGTTCTTCCCCGAACGGCGCACCTTCTCCCAGGACGGCCAGCCCGAGGTCCCGGGCGTCGCTGACCCGCTCGATGAGGGAAGCTTCCTCTACTTCGTCCGGCGCGTGCCCCTCGAGGTCGGCCGCACCTACGAGTTCCCGCGCTACTTCAAGCCCGACCGCAACCCGGTGCGCATCATCGTGCTGCGGCGTGAGCGCATCCGCGTGCCGGCGGGCGAGTTCAACACCATCGTGATCCAGCCGATCATCAAGGCGAAGGGACTCTTCAGCGAAGGCGGAAAGGCGCAGGTCTGGCTCACCGACGATTCCACCCGCGCCATGGTGCAGATGAAGTCGTCGCTCCCCATCGGCTCGCTCAACCTCTACCTTCGCGAGTACCGCCCGGCAACGGGCGCCGCACCGGTCCGCGGCAACTGA
- the pdhA gene encoding pyruvate dehydrogenase (acetyl-transferring) E1 component subunit alpha, with product MAKRTSPAKASPKSAASAPPAAPDAERTLHLSLLRSMLLQRRFEERCAEAYAIGRIGGFCHLYIGQEAVSTGTLSLLRPDDYMITTYRDHGQALARGITPRAVMAELFGRIDGCAGGKGGSMHMFDKATGFLGGHGIVGGHLPIATGVGFAIKYRGGDQVICCFFGEAAVNNGAFHEALNMASLWKLPVLFIIENNRYGMGTAVERASAINDIYQRAGSYDMHRAVVDGQDVLAVRAAVEEAVARARSEQSPTLLEMRTYRFMGHSMSDAVSGTYRTKAELDEHLERDPISLLRAHMESRGTLSEAVMHEMDTEIKAIVQDSWDFAEASPEPPLAALMENIYVDTTSDSGAAGAWG from the coding sequence ATGGCCAAGCGCACCTCCCCGGCGAAAGCCTCGCCGAAGTCCGCTGCGTCCGCGCCGCCCGCCGCGCCGGATGCGGAGCGCACGCTCCATCTCTCGCTGCTCCGCTCCATGCTGCTGCAGCGGCGCTTCGAGGAACGCTGCGCCGAGGCGTACGCCATCGGCCGCATCGGCGGCTTCTGCCACCTCTACATCGGGCAGGAGGCTGTGAGCACCGGCACCCTCAGCCTGCTGCGGCCCGACGACTACATGATCACCACCTACCGTGACCACGGCCAGGCGCTCGCCCGCGGCATCACGCCGCGTGCCGTGATGGCCGAGCTCTTCGGCCGCATCGACGGCTGCGCCGGCGGCAAGGGTGGATCGATGCACATGTTCGACAAGGCCACCGGCTTCCTGGGCGGCCACGGCATCGTCGGCGGGCACCTGCCGATCGCCACCGGCGTCGGCTTCGCGATCAAGTACCGCGGCGGCGACCAGGTGATCTGCTGCTTCTTCGGCGAGGCGGCCGTGAACAACGGCGCGTTCCACGAGGCACTCAACATGGCCTCGCTCTGGAAGCTGCCCGTGCTCTTCATCATCGAGAACAACCGGTACGGCATGGGCACCGCCGTCGAGCGCGCCTCCGCCATCAACGACATCTACCAGCGGGCCGGCAGCTACGACATGCACCGCGCGGTGGTGGACGGGCAGGACGTGCTCGCCGTGCGCGCCGCCGTGGAGGAGGCCGTGGCCCGCGCACGCAGCGAGCAGAGCCCCACGCTGCTCGAGATGCGCACCTACCGCTTCATGGGCCACTCGATGTCCGACGCGGTCAGTGGCACCTACCGCACCAAGGCCGAACTCGACGAGCACCTCGAGCGCGACCCGATCTCGCTGCTGCGCGCGCACATGGAGTCGCGCGGCACGCTGTCCGAGGCGGTGATGCACGAGATGGACACCGAGATCAAGGCGATCGTGCAGGATTCCTGGGACTTCGCCGAGGCCAGCCCGGAACCCCCGCTCGCGGCCCTGATGGAGAACATCTACGTGGACACCACCTCTGATTCCGGCGCCGCCGGGGCGTGGGGCTGA